A DNA window from SAR324 cluster bacterium contains the following coding sequences:
- the mnmD gene encoding tRNA (5-methylaminomethyl-2-thiouridine)(34)-methyltransferase MnmD → MTEQLRWSDGVPWSVRFEDIYYSQSDGLAESRYVFLQGNRVAEKWNKKHIFRISETGFGTGLNFLATWQLWRKTRVHGSWLHFESTEGFPLNRKQLKLIHQEWTELKELSELLLAPKNTTSEFLNDWQEWPEERITLRLHHAEVLPALRVMQSNQVDAWFLDGFSPKKNLEMWTRDVLREVARITCPEGTCATYTAASHVRKSLEDSGFVMKKIKGFAQKREMLHGCKL, encoded by the coding sequence ATGACAGAACAGCTTAGATGGAGTGATGGAGTTCCTTGGTCTGTAAGGTTTGAAGATATATACTATTCCCAGAGTGACGGTTTAGCGGAGAGCCGATATGTCTTTCTGCAGGGGAATCGTGTAGCCGAAAAATGGAATAAAAAACATATTTTTCGTATAAGTGAAACTGGATTTGGGACAGGCCTAAATTTTTTGGCGACTTGGCAACTTTGGCGGAAGACCCGAGTTCATGGTAGTTGGTTACACTTTGAATCGACTGAAGGCTTTCCACTGAATAGAAAGCAATTGAAGTTAATCCACCAAGAGTGGACAGAACTGAAAGAACTCTCGGAATTGCTACTGGCTCCAAAGAATACTACCAGTGAATTTCTTAATGATTGGCAGGAGTGGCCGGAAGAAAGGATTACGTTAAGGTTGCATCACGCAGAGGTATTACCAGCACTGCGAGTCATGCAATCAAACCAAGTTGATGCCTGGTTTCTGGATGGGTTCAGTCCCAAAAAGAATCTTGAGATGTGGACAAGGGATGTTTTGCGAGAAGTGGCTCGTATCACTTGTCCTGAAGGAACCTGTGCTACCTACACGGCAGCCAGTCATGTGAGAAAGAGTCTGGAAGACTCGGGCTTTGTGATGAAGAAGATCAAGGGCTTCGCGCAAAAACGCGAGATGTTACATGGATGTAAATTGTAA
- a CDS encoding phosphoribosylamine--glycine ligase, protein MARVWVLGVGSFAHAMAQICREDGAEVNTYLTRNYGHYGASLCGEVYEARRHPQLLTLFDKHPPDLVIPMSIDWQTQSWGPDLVQWGIPILSPVREATRLEVDRDFAMRLCEQYGIPIPRSHYARNRLEAEEILRNDPRPYVLKNPICSPFSPVHTIVCETVEDTWGWIRCVDYAEGLFLQEYLGNVEAGHFVFVSNGEIISQISNQEYKRAFTGNMGPVAGAPLGGIVEQDPADRYGLAKDLIHPLQPWLKKVNFHGPLQVTAMRQQDRWVPIEYNVRMGVTSGALWLRMLENPVKTLCAVANNQAVKTKWRDSIQAGGTLTLAGYGYPYIVEDVPPLPVRIEGEIDCDLWWNEVRSDSLGIYTESHKGLEKGHRIADVNGLGKTVEEALQSAYQNISKLHCLHSYFRTDIGQTLWPIGVGF, encoded by the coding sequence ATGGCTCGGGTCTGGGTTCTGGGCGTGGGATCGTTTGCTCATGCAATGGCACAAATTTGTCGAGAAGATGGTGCCGAGGTTAATACTTACCTGACTAGAAATTATGGCCACTATGGAGCCTCTCTTTGTGGAGAGGTTTATGAGGCCCGGAGGCATCCGCAACTGCTAACGCTCTTTGACAAACATCCACCAGATCTAGTGATCCCTATGTCAATTGATTGGCAAACCCAATCATGGGGACCTGATTTGGTACAGTGGGGTATCCCCATTCTCTCTCCGGTTAGAGAAGCTACTCGATTGGAAGTGGATCGGGATTTCGCAATGCGGCTTTGTGAGCAATACGGTATCCCAATACCACGTAGTCACTATGCTAGAAATCGTTTGGAGGCTGAAGAAATTCTTCGCAATGATCCAAGGCCTTATGTGTTGAAAAATCCGATTTGTTCACCCTTCAGTCCAGTACATACGATTGTTTGCGAAACGGTAGAGGACACGTGGGGCTGGATAAGATGTGTTGATTACGCAGAAGGACTTTTTCTCCAGGAGTATCTGGGAAATGTGGAAGCAGGTCACTTCGTTTTCGTGAGCAATGGCGAAATTATTAGCCAGATCAGTAATCAGGAGTACAAGCGAGCCTTCACAGGGAACATGGGGCCTGTCGCTGGAGCTCCCTTAGGAGGGATCGTTGAGCAGGATCCTGCAGATCGGTATGGATTAGCAAAGGATTTAATTCATCCGCTGCAACCGTGGCTAAAGAAAGTGAACTTTCACGGTCCACTGCAAGTCACTGCAATGAGGCAACAAGATCGCTGGGTACCAATTGAATATAATGTGAGAATGGGAGTGACGTCCGGTGCTCTCTGGTTACGCATGTTAGAAAATCCGGTAAAGACTTTGTGTGCTGTAGCTAATAACCAGGCCGTCAAAACCAAATGGCGAGATTCTATCCAAGCAGGAGGAACACTCACACTGGCTGGATATGGTTATCCTTACATTGTGGAAGATGTACCGCCATTACCAGTGCGAATAGAAGGAGAGATAGACTGTGATCTCTGGTGGAATGAAGTCCGATCAGATTCACTGGGTATCTACACAGAATCCCATAAGGGCCTAGAAAAAGGGCATCGAATCGCTGATGTGAACGGCCTTGGAAAAACTGTTGAAGAGGCACTACAAAGTGCATATCAAAACATAAGTAAGCTTCACTGTTTACATAGTTATTTTCGAACCGATATTGGTCAAACTCTTTGGCCAATTGGTGTCGGCTTTTGA
- a CDS encoding IS1 family transposase, which translates to MDSIFGKVLGFVCGRRTIKTAKVLWQQIKHLPTMGYGTDMLKSYENFIPQAKHYPGKTFTTQIESLNCRLRHYLARLHRKTLCYSKSKTMLEVSLKLLIFKLNNP; encoded by the coding sequence GTGGACTCCATCTTTGGCAAGGTTCTCGGCTTTGTCTGTGGAAGGAGGACGATCAAAACCGCTAAGGTCCTTTGGCAGCAGATCAAGCACCTGCCGACGATGGGCTATGGCACGGACATGCTGAAGTCCTACGAGAATTTTATCCCACAGGCCAAGCATTACCCGGGAAAGACCTTCACCACACAAATCGAATCACTCAACTGCCGACTGAGGCATTATCTAGCAAGGCTCCATCGTAAAACGCTTTGCTACAGCAAATCAAAAACGATGTTGGAAGTTTCTTTGAAACTGCTCATCTTTAAGCTAAACAACCCTTAA
- a CDS encoding ABC transporter permease, which produces MSIKKNVRSILEPALWFICLLVIWQMIVKVFEVPIYVLPAPSDFIERIWTDYEKLLSHGWISTKLIIWGFFSGAIPGIGLGYLIANFQWCEKLLYPLVVFIQGLPKITLAPLMLVWFGFADFPKILLTALITFFPVLVDSVIGFRCVDKRIYYLSRSTGANWWQTFRFIQLPSAAPYIISGFKITIVVAVTVVIVVELLNSQNGLGYLVLRGMTGNDTPLIFATLVVGSLIGVILSYCVDLIDKLLLPWRSIK; this is translated from the coding sequence ATGAGCATCAAAAAGAATGTCAGAAGTATATTAGAACCTGCACTCTGGTTTATTTGCTTGCTAGTCATATGGCAAATGATTGTGAAGGTATTCGAGGTGCCGATTTATGTACTGCCAGCACCGAGTGACTTCATTGAGCGTATCTGGACGGACTACGAAAAACTTTTATCACATGGATGGATTTCGACAAAACTAATAATTTGGGGATTTTTTAGTGGAGCAATTCCAGGAATTGGTCTGGGGTATTTAATCGCTAACTTTCAATGGTGTGAAAAACTGCTCTACCCGTTGGTGGTATTTATTCAAGGATTACCCAAAATCACACTAGCCCCACTGATGTTAGTTTGGTTTGGTTTTGCGGATTTTCCAAAAATACTTTTAACAGCCTTAATCACTTTTTTCCCAGTTCTGGTTGATAGTGTAATTGGTTTTAGATGTGTAGATAAGCGAATTTATTATTTAAGTCGCTCTACAGGGGCTAATTGGTGGCAAACTTTTAGATTCATTCAACTTCCAAGTGCAGCTCCATATATTATTTCTGGTTTTAAAATCACAATTGTGGTTGCAGTAACTGTGGTGATAGTTGTGGAGTTGTTAAATTCCCAGAATGGACTGGGATACTTGGTCTTGAGGGGAATGACTGGGAATGACACTCCTCTCATTTTTGCAACCCTTGTGGTTGGATCTTTGATCGGCGTAATTCTAAGTTATTGCGTTGATTTAATAGATAAACTGCTACTACCCTGGCGCTCAATAAAATGA
- a CDS encoding ABC transporter substrate-binding protein has translation MCNFSKILVQMALLAFFSSVAMCFANAADKIKLTMNWTADTAHLGFALAQKNGYYAEEDLEVTLEEGRGSSVAAQLVATGQSELGYADAGAALNVASKGAPIKIISTIWKSGQFGIQYLENSGIKEPKDLIGKKLSVPPGSAQVPLVPLFLKANGIKESEVEIVLAAQNANLGLLTSGQIDAVAETPENTVVPLAAQGIKAGNMYFYNHGVPIVSLSLIAREDKLAQKPEVYKRFIRATLKGWQEAIKNPEASVDALKEVFPESQKSRDALLKSAAYSFSSACPGGVGDKLGRTEASTWKTIGEILQSVGKLESSKPITAYFTNDFLPSTSVNCP, from the coding sequence ATGTGCAATTTTTCAAAAATACTTGTTCAGATGGCACTCCTAGCTTTCTTTTCATCAGTCGCGATGTGCTTCGCAAACGCTGCTGATAAAATAAAACTGACTATGAACTGGACTGCAGATACTGCTCATCTTGGATTTGCGCTAGCCCAAAAAAATGGATATTACGCCGAAGAAGACCTTGAAGTTACTCTTGAAGAAGGTCGAGGATCTTCAGTGGCTGCTCAACTGGTAGCCACAGGACAGTCAGAACTGGGTTATGCAGATGCCGGGGCGGCTCTGAATGTGGCTTCTAAGGGTGCTCCCATAAAAATCATATCGACTATTTGGAAGTCAGGCCAATTTGGTATACAGTACCTTGAAAATTCGGGGATAAAGGAACCTAAGGACCTGATAGGTAAAAAACTATCCGTTCCACCTGGTTCAGCTCAAGTTCCGCTGGTACCGTTGTTTCTAAAAGCAAACGGTATAAAAGAGTCGGAAGTGGAAATTGTTTTGGCTGCCCAAAATGCTAATCTTGGTTTGCTTACTTCTGGACAGATTGATGCTGTTGCTGAAACACCAGAAAACACTGTTGTTCCGCTTGCCGCACAGGGTATCAAGGCTGGCAACATGTACTTCTATAACCATGGTGTCCCTATTGTGAGCCTGAGTCTTATCGCAAGAGAAGACAAACTGGCCCAAAAACCGGAAGTTTACAAAAGATTTATTAGAGCAACCCTGAAGGGTTGGCAGGAGGCGATCAAAAATCCTGAAGCTTCTGTTGATGCCCTCAAGGAGGTGTTTCCTGAGTCTCAAAAATCAAGAGATGCCTTACTTAAGAGTGCAGCTTACAGCTTTTCTTCAGCTTGCCCAGGTGGTGTAGGAGACAAACTGGGGCGCACAGAAGCGAGCACTTGGAAAACAATTGGAGAGATTTTGCAATCTGTTGGGAAACTTGAGTCCAGTAAGCCGATTACTGCTTACTTCACCAACGATTTTCTTCCAAGTACTTCCGTAAATTGTCCCTAA
- a CDS encoding ABC transporter permease: MHHNLHYQLNYLQVTPPKSSLKIRLQVNWVSSLIYPTISVIIFLSIWELLVWFFEVPLWLVPKPSDFLNRFFSDFSIIANHGAATSITIISGFLLGIFVAVPLALLIVSSDFLQRGLYPVIVFLNIMPKTVIGPILIVWFGIGPLAAVIIVFLMCFFPILVDSMSGFRAVDSKLFYITKSMGATSWQNFYYIRLPASLQHIFGGMRIGIVKAVEGVMIAEFISSNEGLGFMIMRASSFMDMTLLFSGLIAAALVALLFNSLLLTIEWLMIPWKHQ; encoded by the coding sequence GTGCATCACAATCTTCATTATCAATTGAATTATCTTCAAGTAACTCCCCCAAAAAGTAGTTTAAAAATTAGACTGCAGGTAAATTGGGTCAGTAGTTTAATTTATCCAACAATTTCTGTAATTATTTTTCTAAGTATATGGGAATTGTTAGTCTGGTTTTTTGAAGTCCCACTTTGGTTAGTCCCAAAACCTTCAGATTTTTTGAATCGCTTTTTCTCTGATTTTTCAATAATTGCTAATCATGGTGCAGCTACATCTATTACCATCATTAGCGGTTTTTTGTTAGGTATATTTGTCGCTGTACCTTTAGCATTGCTGATTGTATCTTCAGATTTCTTACAGCGGGGGCTCTATCCAGTAATTGTTTTTCTTAATATTATGCCAAAAACAGTTATCGGACCAATTCTGATTGTTTGGTTTGGAATCGGGCCTCTTGCCGCAGTTATTATTGTTTTTTTAATGTGTTTTTTCCCGATATTAGTAGACAGCATGTCCGGATTTAGAGCTGTAGATTCAAAATTATTTTACATAACTAAATCAATGGGAGCGACAAGTTGGCAGAATTTTTACTACATTCGTTTACCTGCGTCATTACAACATATTTTTGGAGGGATGCGTATTGGAATTGTAAAGGCAGTTGAAGGTGTTATGATAGCTGAATTTATATCTTCAAACGAAGGCCTCGGATTTATGATAATGAGAGCTTCAAGTTTCATGGACATGACCTTACTTTTCAGCGGACTAATTGCAGCAGCATTAGTCGCCCTACTTTTCAACTCTCTCTTATTGACAATTGAATGGCTAATGATTCCATGGAAACACCAATAG
- a CDS encoding ABC transporter ATP-binding protein, which translates to MIELANTNYNLASDAPSKSIEFGASIRASGITKIYGNDQDAFHALGPIDLEIKSGEFVSLIGPSGCGKSTTLLIVSGLEKVSQGYVEINSEPLSRPISEVGIVFQDHLLLEFRTAIRNVMLQQEIRGLNRKEYQEKANNLFEKLGLKGFENKYPKQLSGGMRQRVSIARALIHNPSMLLMDEPFGALDAITRTQIRHDLEILWLETKKTVLFITHSIEEAVGLSDRVLVMSTSPGKIIDEIKIDLPRPRPAHLGDYPEFSSYSKRIYNIFERLGIYRFK; encoded by the coding sequence ATGATTGAGTTAGCAAATACAAATTACAATTTGGCTTCAGATGCTCCCTCCAAATCAATCGAGTTTGGTGCCTCCATCCGCGCAAGCGGAATAACAAAAATCTATGGTAATGATCAAGATGCTTTTCATGCATTGGGGCCTATTGATCTTGAAATTAAATCAGGAGAATTCGTCAGCCTTATCGGCCCATCTGGTTGTGGAAAAAGTACTACACTGCTGATTGTCTCTGGACTTGAAAAAGTCAGTCAGGGCTATGTTGAAATAAATTCTGAACCACTATCTAGACCGATCTCAGAGGTTGGGATTGTCTTTCAAGATCATTTGCTTCTAGAATTTAGGACAGCAATCCGAAATGTCATGCTGCAGCAGGAGATTCGTGGGCTGAATCGCAAAGAATATCAAGAAAAAGCGAATAATCTTTTTGAAAAATTGGGGCTAAAAGGCTTCGAGAATAAATATCCAAAACAACTTTCTGGAGGAATGCGCCAAAGGGTCTCAATTGCCAGAGCTTTAATTCACAACCCATCTATGCTTTTGATGGATGAACCATTCGGGGCATTGGATGCTATAACTCGGACTCAAATACGGCATGACCTGGAAATTCTTTGGCTTGAGACGAAAAAAACTGTTCTTTTCATAACTCATTCTATTGAGGAAGCAGTTGGACTCTCCGACAGAGTACTTGTTATGTCAACCAGTCCAGGCAAAATTATTGATGAAATCAAAATAGATCTTCCCCGCCCAAGACCAGCACACCTTGGTGATTATCCAGAGTTCAGTTCATATAGTAAAAGAATTTATAACATTTTTGAGAGGCTTGGAATCTACCGCTTCAAGTGA
- the hutF gene encoding formimidoylglutamate deiminase — translation MHNQPDFRINLCFEALWDTRQWFEPAFVQLDSEGRILSISEESKTQEPIERIRGFAIPGHNNAHSHAFQYALAGLAENLPYHSAEDDFWSWREAMYQLANIISPEEMEDIAAMLYAEMLRHGYTAVAEFHYLHHNLDGSSYEEKAAMGQALLNAAQSTGIKLTLIPIFYQRGGFQGQTNPHQRRFISPTAHDYLDLLSQTKKLVDNTANSKLGMGIHSLRAASPPAICEILESVPAKVPRHIHVAEQQKEVVEAQQFLGNRPITWLLQNIYLGENYHLVHATHMNGEEVQQLARSKAHVVICPSTEGNLGDGFFSLRAFMQSGGRWSIGTDSHISLNPCEELRWLDYGQRLRHQKRNAYCFEGSDEGGEIALKQAILHGRAATGYSDQPLSVGEPFDAVVYDASQPLLSASPKSHRLSTIVYTSDISSIMTTLVNGRWYVINQQHLRQEKLRNNFIRTLTKIRHKIRKTF, via the coding sequence ATGCATAACCAACCTGATTTTAGGATAAACCTTTGTTTTGAGGCTCTTTGGGATACAAGGCAATGGTTTGAACCAGCATTTGTACAGCTTGATTCAGAGGGGCGTATTCTTTCAATTTCTGAAGAATCCAAGACTCAAGAACCGATAGAAAGAATCAGGGGTTTTGCAATACCAGGGCATAACAATGCTCATTCGCATGCCTTTCAGTATGCTTTGGCGGGCCTTGCAGAAAATCTCCCATATCATAGTGCAGAAGATGATTTTTGGAGCTGGCGAGAGGCAATGTATCAACTCGCAAACATTATTTCACCAGAGGAGATGGAGGATATTGCGGCAATGCTCTACGCTGAGATGCTCCGTCACGGATACACTGCTGTCGCCGAATTTCATTATTTACATCACAATCTTGACGGTTCTTCATACGAAGAAAAGGCCGCAATGGGGCAAGCATTACTGAATGCTGCCCAATCAACAGGTATTAAGCTCACACTCATTCCAATCTTTTACCAGAGAGGCGGATTTCAGGGCCAAACGAACCCTCACCAAAGACGTTTTATCTCCCCAACAGCACATGACTATCTCGACCTGCTCTCTCAAACCAAAAAACTTGTAGATAACACCGCCAATTCAAAGCTCGGTATGGGAATTCACTCTTTGCGTGCGGCTTCCCCTCCGGCCATTTGCGAAATTCTCGAATCAGTTCCTGCAAAAGTGCCTAGACACATTCATGTAGCTGAGCAACAAAAAGAAGTTGTAGAAGCCCAACAGTTTCTTGGTAATAGACCGATCACTTGGTTACTACAAAATATTTATCTCGGAGAAAACTATCATTTAGTTCACGCCACTCATATGAATGGTGAAGAAGTACAGCAGCTAGCTCGTTCGAAGGCCCATGTTGTAATCTGCCCATCGACTGAAGGAAATCTTGGCGACGGCTTTTTTAGTTTGCGTGCCTTCATGCAATCTGGAGGGCGATGGAGTATTGGTACAGACAGTCACATTAGCCTCAATCCATGCGAGGAATTGCGTTGGTTAGACTATGGACAAAGGTTGCGTCATCAAAAGCGCAACGCCTATTGTTTTGAAGGTTCTGATGAAGGTGGGGAAATTGCGTTGAAGCAAGCTATACTGCATGGACGTGCTGCCACTGGATATTCTGATCAACCACTATCTGTAGGTGAGCCTTTCGATGCTGTAGTATATGATGCATCCCAACCATTGCTGTCTGCATCACCGAAGAGCCATCGACTTTCTACTATTGTCTATACTTCAGACATTTCAAGTATTATGACAACTTTAGTCAATGGTCGATGGTATGTCATCAATCAACAACACCTACGACAAGAGAAGCTCCGCAATAATTTTATCCGGACTCTCACAAAGATCAGACACAAAATTCGAAAAACATTTTAG
- a CDS encoding N-formylglutamate amidohydrolase, protein MKVHPPAYKIIRPNKHRLPILLSVPHCGTLFTEDLYKQFDQKHLQYPDDTDWFVDQLYDFAPALGITMIVAQYSRYVIDLNRDPAGKPLYEDGRAITQIVPTHTFFGQPLYSRAPPTDDNIQLRRERYFHPYHLRLQEELQQLQQTFPHVLLWDAHSIRKSVPTIREDPFPDLILGNQNGYSASAELIRVAVSHLSEDKSYDFLENDPFKGGYITRHHGNPQQGVHALQLEMAKSIYMDEETSTYLPDQADKIRKILIKTLIALASQLKIHI, encoded by the coding sequence ATGAAAGTACATCCCCCAGCCTACAAGATTATTCGGCCTAACAAACATCGACTTCCTATTCTTTTGAGTGTTCCACACTGTGGAACACTTTTTACAGAGGATCTCTACAAACAATTCGATCAAAAGCATCTCCAGTATCCAGATGACACAGACTGGTTTGTGGACCAACTTTACGACTTTGCTCCTGCACTAGGTATCACAATGATCGTTGCACAGTATAGTCGATATGTGATCGATCTCAATCGGGATCCTGCGGGAAAGCCACTCTATGAGGATGGTCGTGCGATAACTCAAATCGTTCCTACACATACTTTCTTTGGGCAACCATTATACTCTCGAGCGCCTCCTACAGATGACAATATCCAACTTCGCAGAGAGCGCTATTTTCATCCGTATCACCTCCGACTGCAGGAAGAACTCCAGCAACTCCAGCAAACCTTTCCTCATGTTCTGTTATGGGATGCTCATTCTATACGTAAATCTGTTCCTACCATTCGAGAAGACCCATTCCCTGACCTGATTTTAGGAAACCAAAATGGTTACAGTGCTTCCGCTGAGCTAATCAGGGTCGCTGTTTCTCATCTTTCAGAAGACAAGTCCTATGACTTTCTTGAAAATGATCCGTTCAAGGGAGGATATATAACTCGTCACCACGGTAATCCTCAACAAGGTGTTCATGCACTTCAACTTGAAATGGCAAAGTCAATTTACATGGATGAGGAAACTTCAACCTATCTCCCAGATCAAGCTGATAAGATAAGAAAAATTTTAATCAAAACTCTCATAGCTCTAGCAAGCCAACTCAAAATCCACATTTGA
- a CDS encoding ABC transporter substrate-binding protein, producing the protein MKRSLLAVACMLIGLSTTNAAQTTLNVGMGSADAGKLDPHLATTTPDKGLLHWMYNGLVRIKPGQASPKFIEPDLAESWTSSADGLTWTFKLRKGIQCHGKYGEFDAEDAVFSIQRAANKDTSSFAKDFGAVGSVEATGSYEVKITLTEPVPSLLGLLVPYHGGNMVCKDAVEDLGEDYQRSPIGTGPFMFAEYQPQQYVKLVSNEDYFRGAPRIKEIYYRYIPSDASRDLAFQSGEIDLIYGKQDQTWVDRIKKIPNTEVVVMEPGEMSVIHLNMTMPPLDNPLVRQAVAHAINRDLMVQFKGPGVTRKSVSIVPEGYLGYTDDITRYPHDPAKAKALLAEAGFPNGVTLKTIHTTLSGMLSTMEAVQATLKESGINLEITTVEHATFHAQIRKDLSQVVHYSAARFPIADVYLTQFFDSASIVGTPTAVTNFSHCNVADAEIRAARVESDSTKQLALWKTAQQKITDMVCAVPIFQNLQLWAWKSSLDLGVNVKGSLNLSPPVTEKAYFKN; encoded by the coding sequence ATGAAGCGATCTTTGCTTGCAGTAGCCTGTATGCTAATAGGACTTTCAACGACGAATGCCGCACAGACAACTCTAAACGTGGGCATGGGATCTGCCGATGCAGGGAAATTAGATCCGCATCTTGCTACGACAACGCCTGACAAGGGGCTTTTGCACTGGATGTATAACGGTCTTGTCCGAATTAAACCCGGACAAGCCAGCCCAAAGTTTATTGAGCCAGACCTGGCCGAGAGCTGGACCTCATCAGCTGATGGTCTAACTTGGACATTCAAGCTTCGCAAAGGTATACAGTGCCATGGCAAGTACGGTGAGTTTGACGCTGAAGACGCAGTTTTTTCTATTCAGCGAGCAGCCAATAAGGATACATCCAGTTTCGCAAAAGATTTTGGCGCCGTCGGTAGTGTTGAAGCAACCGGTTCGTATGAAGTCAAAATCACTTTGACAGAACCTGTGCCGAGTCTGTTGGGTCTGCTAGTACCGTATCACGGTGGCAATATGGTCTGTAAGGACGCTGTCGAGGATTTAGGGGAAGACTACCAGCGCTCCCCGATTGGTACTGGACCTTTTATGTTTGCTGAATATCAGCCACAGCAGTACGTAAAACTGGTTTCAAATGAAGATTATTTTAGAGGGGCGCCCAGGATCAAGGAGATCTATTACCGTTACATCCCATCCGATGCAAGCCGCGACTTGGCATTCCAGTCTGGGGAGATTGACCTGATCTATGGGAAACAGGATCAGACCTGGGTAGATCGCATCAAGAAGATTCCAAACACTGAGGTAGTAGTGATGGAGCCTGGTGAAATGTCTGTCATTCATCTTAATATGACAATGCCCCCTCTTGATAATCCACTGGTTCGCCAGGCTGTTGCTCATGCCATCAATCGCGATTTGATGGTTCAATTTAAGGGTCCAGGAGTTACCCGTAAGTCTGTCTCAATTGTTCCGGAAGGATATCTAGGCTACACCGACGATATCACTAGATACCCACATGACCCAGCAAAGGCAAAAGCACTACTCGCGGAGGCTGGTTTTCCAAATGGTGTGACGCTGAAGACAATTCACACCACACTCTCAGGGATGCTCTCGACCATGGAGGCAGTGCAGGCTACACTAAAAGAAAGCGGGATAAATCTTGAGATCACAACTGTTGAACATGCCACTTTCCATGCACAAATCCGTAAGGATCTCTCACAAGTGGTTCACTATTCAGCAGCACGTTTCCCAATTGCTGATGTATATTTAACCCAGTTTTTTGATAGTGCGTCAATCGTCGGTACACCTACAGCAGTAACCAACTTCTCACACTGCAATGTCGCAGACGCTGAGATCCGAGCGGCCAGGGTTGAGTCTGATAGTACAAAGCAGTTGGCACTTTGGAAGACAGCACAGCAAAAGATCACAGACATGGTCTGTGCTGTGCCCATCTTTCAGAACCTGCAGCTTTGGGCTTGGAAGTCCTCACTTGATCTTGGAGTTAACGTAAAGGGTTCTCTCAACCTTAGTCCACCGGTTACTGAGAAAGCATATTTCAAGAACTGA
- a CDS encoding ABC transporter permease produces the protein MSSFIIRRLGFAIVTLFAVLTLVFFIVRILPGDPAMVILGDQASMEAIDALRARLGLDRPLIVQYGDFMVGVLSGDWGTSMVSGRPVIAEILKVLPATIELTLVSLVLGALIGIPLGIWSAVKRNRLPDYFTRLSSLIGLSFPAFVSAILLLLVFSIQLRWFPVISSGQGTTLVDRLRDLALPAINLGLIMAAYITRVARSSMLEVLGQDYIRTARAKGIIFSQIIWRHCLLNSMIPVVTVVGLYLGILIGNSVLTEIVFNRPGLGKLIVGALNQRDYTMLQGMMVIYTLIVVVVNLLTDLTYGFIDPRVKYK, from the coding sequence ATGAGCAGCTTCATCATCCGGCGGCTTGGTTTTGCCATTGTAACGCTCTTCGCAGTTCTGACGTTGGTCTTCTTCATTGTCAGAATCTTGCCAGGGGATCCTGCAATGGTGATTCTTGGTGATCAGGCAAGTATGGAGGCCATTGATGCACTTCGTGCTCGGCTGGGTCTAGACCGTCCGCTCATCGTTCAGTACGGCGATTTCATGGTTGGTGTACTCTCTGGCGACTGGGGGACCTCAATGGTCTCTGGTCGCCCAGTCATCGCCGAAATCCTCAAGGTTCTACCGGCAACTATTGAACTGACCCTGGTCTCGCTGGTCTTAGGGGCATTAATTGGTATTCCTCTGGGTATCTGGTCAGCTGTAAAACGTAATCGTCTCCCAGACTACTTCACTCGACTCAGTTCGCTGATCGGGCTCTCTTTTCCGGCTTTTGTCTCAGCTATTCTTCTTCTGTTGGTTTTCTCCATCCAACTTCGCTGGTTTCCTGTAATTAGTTCCGGACAAGGCACAACTCTCGTGGATAGGCTGCGCGACCTTGCGCTACCAGCAATAAATCTTGGTCTGATCATGGCCGCCTACATTACAAGAGTAGCTCGCTCTTCGATGTTGGAGGTTCTTGGCCAAGACTATATTCGTACTGCACGAGCCAAAGGCATTATCTTTTCCCAGATCATCTGGAGACATTGCTTGCTTAATTCTATGATTCCTGTGGTTACTGTTGTGGGCTTGTACCTTGGAATCTTGATCGGTAATTCTGTGTTAACAGAGATTGTTTTCAACCGCCCAGGCCTAGGTAAGTTGATTGTGGGAGCATTAAATCAAAGAGACTACACAATGCTTCAAGGCATGATGGTAATCTATACCCTGATTGTCGTTGTGGTAAATTTACTGACTGATCTAACCTACGGTTTTATTGATCCGCGAGTAAAATATAAATGA